In Hevea brasiliensis isolate MT/VB/25A 57/8 unplaced genomic scaffold, ASM3005281v1 Scaf88, whole genome shotgun sequence, the following proteins share a genomic window:
- the LOC131177790 gene encoding probable glutathione S-transferase: MAEEEVKVFRTWSSPFPLRVIWALKLKGVEFDTVYEDLSNKSPLLLQYNPVHKKVPVLLHNGKPICESLVILEYVDERWKQFPLLPQDPHERAKARFWAKFGDDKVFQSIVYGILFKQGKEREEEIPRAMEILQHLEEELKGKKFFGGEKIGLVDLALGWLAYYLGIIEEVIGLKLIDQEKFPLLLQWIQEFSTAPIIQENWPPRDELIAKFDASREAALARGLK; the protein is encoded by the exons ATGGCAGAAGAAGAAGTAAAGGTTTTCAGGACATGGTCAAGTCCATTTCCTTTAAGAGTGATATGGGCACTAAAGCTGaagggggttgagtttgatacagTGTATGAAGATCTCTCCAACAAGAGTCCTTTGCTTCTGCAATACAACCCTGTTCATAAGAAGGTTCCTGTGCTTCTGCACAATGGAAAACCCATCTGTGAATCTCTTGTCATTCTTGAATATGTGGATGAGAGATGGAAACAATTTCCATTGTTGCCTCAAGATCCTCATGAGAGAGCCAAGGCTCGCTTTTGGGCTAAGTTTGGTGATGATAAG gtctttcaatcaatagtatatgGTATTCTGTTCAAGCAAGGAAAAGAACGAGAGGAAGAAATACCTAGAGCAATGGAGATCTTGCAGCATTTAGAAGAGGAGCTAAAAGGAAAGAAATTCTTTGGAGGAGAGAAAATTGGGTTAGTGGATCTTGCATTGGGATGGCTTGCTTATTATTTGGGTATAATTGAGGAAGTAATTGGTCTAAAACTCATAGACCAAGAAAAATTCCCACTATTGCTACAATGGATTCAAGAATTCTCAACTGCCCCAATCATTCAAGAAAATTGGCCACCTCGCGACGAACTTATCGCCAAGTTTGATGCCAGTCGTGAGGCTGCCCTTGCACGAGGACTTAAATAA